From the Bacillus sp. SM2101 genome, one window contains:
- a CDS encoding M42 family metallopeptidase yields MNKDTLDLFKTLTELPGAPGNEHAVRNFMRQEIEKYSDEIVQDGLGSIFGVRRGDKNGPTIMVAGHMDEVGFMVTQITSSGLIRFQTLGGWWSQVLLAQRVQIITDNGPVIGVISSISPHLLEEEQRNKPMKIKDMLIDIGADNREDALKIGIRPGQQIVPFSPFTPMANSKKILAKAWDNRYGCGLSIELLKELKGEQLPNVLYSGATVQEEVGLRGAQTAANMIKPDLFFALDASAANDTTGDKSAFGHLGQGALLRIFDRSMITHRGMREFVLDTAESNNIPYQFFVMPTGGTDAGRVHMSNNGVPSAVIGICSRYIHTHGSIIHVDDYAAAKELIVTLVKACDQTTVDTIRNNS; encoded by the coding sequence ATGAATAAAGACACACTAGATTTGTTTAAAACTTTAACGGAATTGCCAGGAGCACCTGGGAATGAGCATGCAGTTCGTAATTTTATGCGACAAGAAATTGAAAAATATTCAGATGAGATTGTGCAAGATGGACTCGGTAGTATTTTTGGTGTTAGAAGAGGGGATAAGAATGGTCCAACTATAATGGTAGCGGGACATATGGACGAAGTAGGCTTTATGGTAACCCAAATTACTTCTAGTGGACTTATTCGTTTTCAAACACTAGGTGGTTGGTGGAGTCAAGTGTTACTTGCACAACGTGTCCAGATAATTACTGACAATGGTCCAGTTATTGGTGTAATTAGCTCAATTTCACCACATTTGTTGGAAGAGGAACAAAGAAACAAACCAATGAAAATTAAGGATATGCTAATCGATATTGGTGCAGACAACAGAGAGGATGCTTTGAAAATTGGAATTAGACCAGGTCAACAGATAGTGCCTTTCTCTCCATTCACACCTATGGCAAATAGTAAAAAGATACTGGCTAAGGCATGGGATAATCGGTATGGATGTGGACTTTCGATTGAATTATTAAAGGAGCTAAAAGGTGAACAATTACCTAATGTTCTTTATTCAGGAGCAACTGTACAAGAAGAGGTAGGATTAAGAGGTGCACAAACAGCAGCAAATATGATAAAACCAGACCTCTTTTTTGCTTTAGATGCCAGTGCTGCCAATGATACTACAGGGGATAAAAGTGCTTTTGGGCATCTTGGACAGGGAGCACTTCTCAGAATATTTGATCGCTCTATGATCACACATCGTGGTATGCGAGAATTTGTTTTAGATACAGCAGAATCAAATAACATTCCTTATCAATTTTTTGTTATGCCTACAGGTGGTACAGATGCAGGGAGAGTCCACATGTCTAATAACGGTGTACCTTCAGCTGTAATTGGTATATGTTCACGCTATATTCATACTCACGGTTCGATTATTCATGTCGATGATTATGCTGCAGCCAAAGAGCTAATCGTAACATTAGTAAAAGCGTGTGATCAAACAACGGTTGACACAATACGTAATAATAGCTAG
- a CDS encoding diacylglycerol kinase family protein, with product MKILFFIVNIAAGNGKAKTIWNEVKQELGKQNIEYRSFLTKSPGHAEHLAKGIVKRHPWKVAGIVVVGGDGTMHEVINGLAGTSNINVGFISAGSGNDFARGYSVPQAPIEALKHIIDDKEPSHSLFDLGQYTISNPLKKVRYFVNNLGVGFDAKISSKANQSYLKKRLNKIGLGSLIYVIILIQSLFTYKRTDVTLTIDGNIHRFQNVWFITVSNQAYYGGGMKIAPLAQPDDGILDVTIVHNVSRIKLLAVFMSVFFGLHTKFKGVNMKSGECIDISSRDSLLVHADGEIVGMSPVNVKIQNKAVSFFTTHSVGKSHGETIRSE from the coding sequence ATGAAAATTCTTTTTTTTATTGTAAATATTGCTGCTGGAAATGGCAAAGCAAAAACAATTTGGAACGAGGTCAAACAGGAGCTTGGTAAACAGAATATTGAATATCGATCTTTTTTGACAAAGTCACCTGGACACGCAGAGCATCTAGCGAAAGGAATTGTTAAGAGACATCCGTGGAAGGTTGCCGGCATTGTTGTTGTTGGTGGTGATGGAACAATGCATGAAGTAATTAACGGCTTAGCAGGTACTTCTAATATAAATGTAGGCTTTATTTCAGCAGGCTCAGGAAATGATTTTGCAAGAGGCTATTCTGTTCCTCAAGCACCAATAGAGGCTCTAAAACATATAATAGATGATAAGGAGCCAAGTCATTCTTTATTTGATTTAGGGCAATATACCATAAGTAACCCTCTTAAGAAAGTAAGGTACTTTGTTAATAATTTGGGGGTTGGCTTTGATGCTAAAATTTCTAGTAAAGCGAATCAATCATATCTAAAAAAACGCTTAAATAAAATTGGCTTAGGATCACTTATTTACGTCATTATTTTAATACAATCTTTATTTACTTATAAAAGAACAGATGTAACTTTAACGATAGATGGAAATATTCATCGTTTTCAAAATGTATGGTTTATTACTGTTTCCAATCAAGCATATTATGGTGGAGGGATGAAAATAGCTCCACTTGCACAACCAGATGATGGAATATTAGATGTAACAATTGTTCATAATGTATCACGTATAAAATTATTAGCGGTATTTATGAGTGTGTTTTTTGGTCTGCACACAAAGTTTAAAGGTGTAAATATGAAATCAGGTGAGTGTATTGATATTTCAAGTAGAGACTCACTTTTAGTACATGCTGACGGTGAGATAGTAGGCATGTCACCAGTAAATGTAAAAATACAGAACAAAGCAGTCTCCTTTTTTACGACTCACTCTGTAGGAAAATCACATGGAGAAACAATTAGGAGTGAATGA
- the trmB gene encoding tRNA (guanosine(46)-N7)-methyltransferase TrmB, whose translation MRLRNKPWAKEHLFQYPQFAIQHPENNRGKWHEVFGNKNPIHIEVGTGKGNFITEMAKEHPHINYIGIEVYESVIVSALDKLIEADLPNVKIINANAVDLAELFAKGDIERVYLNFSDPWPKNRHEKRRLTYQSFLQLYENLLVDGGEIHFKTDNQSLFEYSLMSFSKYGLQLTYVSLDLHKSDFEGNIMTEYEQKFSAKGQRIYRCEVKYL comes from the coding sequence ATGCGTTTACGTAATAAACCTTGGGCAAAAGAACACCTATTTCAATATCCTCAATTTGCAATACAACACCCTGAGAATAATCGAGGGAAATGGCATGAGGTTTTTGGAAATAAGAATCCAATTCATATTGAAGTAGGAACAGGAAAAGGAAATTTTATTACAGAAATGGCGAAGGAACATCCACATATAAATTATATCGGGATTGAGGTCTATGAAAGTGTAATCGTGTCAGCACTTGATAAGCTAATTGAGGCTGATCTTCCTAATGTTAAAATAATTAATGCAAATGCAGTTGATTTAGCAGAGCTTTTTGCTAAGGGTGATATTGAAAGAGTTTATTTGAACTTCTCTGACCCATGGCCAAAAAATCGACATGAGAAACGTAGGTTAACATACCAGTCATTTCTACAATTATATGAGAATTTATTAGTTGACGGTGGAGAAATTCATTTTAAAACAGATAATCAGTCATTATTCGAGTACTCATTAATGAGCTTTTCAAAATATGGCTTGCAGTTAACTTATGTTAGTTTGGACCTTCACAAAAGTGATTTTGAAGGCAATATTATGACTGAATATGAACAAAAGTTTTCAGCTAAAGGACAAAGGATTTACCGGTGTGAAGTGAAATATTTATGA
- a CDS encoding phosphotransferase family protein, whose amino-acid sequence MEHILGNEWEIYPAGGATGEAYFARFNERKLFLKRNSSPFLAVLSAEGIVPKLVWTKRMANGDVITAQQWLNGRELKHADMIDIRVVDLLKKIHNSTELLRMLTRLEKKPLLPEMIINELLIYFPIEETAIPDIKSAITFLQEELPAIEYNNKVVCHCDINHNNWLLSETNELYLIDWDGAMIADPAIDIGMLLYRYIPKHEWSSWLERYGIELTSNLHARMKWYVIAQTLMSIHWYKTKNKEKEFQNWLSYLNELLNIDK is encoded by the coding sequence TTGGAGCATATATTAGGTAATGAGTGGGAGATATATCCTGCTGGTGGAGCAACTGGAGAAGCGTACTTTGCTCGATTCAATGAACGAAAATTATTTTTAAAACGTAATTCTTCACCATTTCTAGCTGTGTTATCAGCTGAAGGAATCGTACCTAAGTTGGTATGGACAAAACGTATGGCAAATGGTGATGTAATTACAGCTCAACAATGGTTGAATGGTCGCGAGTTAAAGCATGCGGATATGATTGATATTAGAGTTGTGGATTTATTAAAGAAAATTCATAACTCGACAGAATTATTACGGATGCTTACACGGTTAGAGAAAAAACCACTGTTACCAGAGATGATTATAAATGAACTGTTAATTTATTTTCCTATTGAAGAAACAGCAATTCCGGACATCAAGTCTGCGATAACATTTTTACAAGAAGAGCTTCCAGCTATAGAATACAATAATAAAGTTGTTTGTCATTGTGATATTAATCATAATAATTGGTTATTATCTGAAACAAATGAACTTTATTTAATTGATTGGGATGGAGCGATGATAGCTGATCCTGCTATTGATATAGGTATGCTATTGTACCGTTATATTCCAAAGCATGAATGGAGTTCATGGCTTGAGCGTTACGGAATAGAACTGACTTCAAATTTACATGCACGAATGAAGTGGTACGTTATCGCTCAAACATTAATGTCTATACATTGGTATAAAACGAAGAATAAAGAAAAAGAATTTCAAAACTGGTTAAGCTATTTAAATGAACTTTTAAATATTGATAAATAA
- the pulA gene encoding type I pullulanase: protein MLQIRRTYEAFLDEMNLITIIMPKIYRQGLSNSFTLQGDEDVNEPLQICSTFDDRLYIKYECKAACHIEVGKAYAVYDDEGCSTDLQVGAVIRTAKFDELYAYDGNDLGVTFSKEYSLFKLWAPSATKVKLKITNPIDHEKKYYEMNRGNHGLWDLLVHEDLEGVYYSYLVCVNLIWKEAIDPYAVALSVNSEYGVIVDLNKTAMQDYKLPPLEHATDAVIYEVHTRDFSKHPNSGINEKGKYKGLIESQTSESSGSYTGLSYLVDLGVTHVELMPCNDFAGVDDLTPEKTYNWGYNPLHYNAPEGSYSSNPQNPYNRINELKKVITTFHKNGLRVVLDVVYNHVYIREQSSFEKIVPGYFFRHDENGLPSDGTGVGNDIASERRMVRKFIIDSVLFWLNEYHVDGFRFDLMGILDVDTMNRIRTAVDKIDSSIILFGEGWDLPTSLPTEMKATIQNAKKLPRIGHFNDQFRDRIKGSTFKLEDKGFSLGNSFQLDKVKEVITGSISYDQAKIGMFDEPVQSINYVESHDNHTMWDKMIKSNPDENEETRMKRQRLATAIVLLSQGIPFVHSGQEFFRTKLGVENSYKSPDEINWLDWDRKGIYESSVHYTKGLLLLRKKHRAFRFPDSSLIRKHLKFISDNDQVIAYQLLDVGKYGQWAYITVIHNNSKDEQLVKIDSGEVWEAICHGDKTGITPLVKMTGNQIIVPSISTLVLIRN from the coding sequence TTGTTACAGATTAGACGTACCTATGAGGCATTTTTAGATGAAATGAATTTGATCACGATTATTATGCCAAAAATATATAGACAAGGGTTGTCTAACTCTTTTACACTCCAAGGTGACGAGGATGTTAACGAACCATTACAAATTTGTTCTACATTTGATGATCGTTTGTATATAAAGTATGAATGTAAAGCCGCTTGCCATATAGAAGTTGGTAAAGCATATGCTGTTTATGATGATGAAGGCTGTAGTACTGATTTACAGGTTGGGGCTGTTATTAGAACAGCTAAATTTGATGAGCTATATGCTTATGATGGGAATGATTTAGGAGTTACATTTTCTAAAGAATACTCACTATTTAAATTATGGGCTCCAAGTGCAACGAAGGTGAAATTAAAAATAACGAATCCCATCGATCACGAGAAGAAATATTACGAGATGAATCGTGGAAATCATGGATTATGGGATTTACTAGTACATGAAGACCTAGAAGGTGTATATTACTCATACCTTGTTTGTGTAAATCTTATTTGGAAGGAAGCCATCGATCCGTATGCTGTAGCTTTATCTGTAAATAGTGAGTATGGTGTCATTGTCGATTTAAATAAAACAGCTATGCAAGATTATAAATTGCCACCTTTAGAGCATGCAACAGATGCGGTTATTTACGAAGTCCATACACGGGATTTTTCAAAACATCCTAATAGCGGTATTAACGAGAAAGGTAAGTATAAAGGACTAATTGAATCACAAACTTCTGAAAGTAGTGGTTCATATACAGGACTTTCTTACTTGGTAGATTTAGGTGTTACACATGTAGAACTTATGCCTTGTAATGATTTTGCTGGTGTGGATGATCTTACTCCAGAAAAAACATATAATTGGGGATACAATCCACTGCACTATAATGCTCCAGAGGGTAGTTATTCTAGTAATCCTCAAAACCCTTATAATCGTATTAATGAGTTAAAAAAAGTTATTACTACTTTTCATAAAAATGGCTTAAGAGTCGTGTTGGATGTCGTATATAACCACGTATATATTCGAGAACAATCATCGTTCGAAAAAATTGTGCCAGGGTATTTTTTTCGACACGATGAGAATGGGCTTCCATCAGATGGAACGGGTGTTGGCAATGATATTGCTTCAGAACGACGAATGGTGAGAAAGTTCATTATTGACTCTGTTCTCTTTTGGCTTAATGAGTATCATGTTGATGGCTTTCGTTTTGATTTAATGGGTATTTTAGATGTTGATACGATGAATAGAATTAGAACAGCTGTAGATAAGATTGATTCAAGTATCATTTTATTTGGAGAAGGATGGGATTTACCAACATCACTGCCAACTGAAATGAAAGCTACAATACAAAATGCAAAAAAACTCCCTAGAATTGGACATTTCAATGACCAATTTAGAGACCGTATAAAAGGTAGTACTTTTAAACTTGAGGATAAAGGATTTTCTTTAGGTAATAGCTTTCAACTCGATAAGGTTAAGGAAGTTATTACGGGAAGTATAAGCTATGATCAAGCTAAGATAGGTATGTTTGATGAACCTGTACAATCAATTAATTATGTAGAATCACACGATAATCATACGATGTGGGATAAGATGATTAAAAGCAACCCAGATGAAAATGAAGAAACTCGAATGAAAAGACAGCGCTTAGCTACAGCAATCGTACTCCTATCGCAAGGTATTCCATTTGTTCATAGTGGCCAAGAATTTTTTCGTACTAAATTGGGTGTTGAAAATAGTTATAAATCACCTGATGAAATCAATTGGCTGGACTGGGATAGAAAAGGCATATATGAATCTAGTGTGCATTATACGAAAGGATTGCTGTTACTCAGAAAAAAGCATCGCGCCTTTCGATTTCCTGACTCCAGCCTCATTAGAAAACATTTAAAGTTTATTTCAGATAATGATCAAGTAATTGCTTACCAATTGCTTGATGTTGGTAAATATGGTCAGTGGGCATATATAACTGTTATACACAATAATAGTAAAGATGAACAATTGGTTAAAATAGATAGTGGAGAGGTTTGGGAAGCTATTTGTCATGGGGATAAAACAGGTATTACACCGCTAGTAAAAATGACAGGAAATCAAATAATTGTACCATCAATTAGTACATTGGTATTAATTCGTAATTAG
- a CDS encoding PepSY domain-containing protein, protein MGWKKFILGIGIGLAGAYVVQNSMSNTLLSPEKALKIVKDAFKENGSINGSWINMSPKSIKKDHINYRVYEGGISRNEDGQSTQYTFIVDAQTGTILEVV, encoded by the coding sequence ATGGGTTGGAAAAAGTTTATCCTTGGAATTGGTATTGGACTAGCAGGAGCATATGTTGTTCAAAATTCGATGTCAAACACTTTATTATCACCTGAAAAAGCGCTAAAAATAGTGAAAGATGCCTTTAAGGAAAATGGTAGTATTAATGGGTCTTGGATCAATATGTCCCCAAAGAGTATAAAAAAGGATCATATTAATTACAGAGTATATGAGGGCGGTATTAGTAGAAATGAGGATGGGCAAAGCACACAATATACATTTATTGTTGATGCACAAACAGGTACCATATTAGAAGTAGTTTAA
- the thpR gene encoding RNA 2',3'-cyclic phosphodiesterase, producing the protein MGRKPHYFLAIGLPDETKRELYLNKEKIKSHFPFKTWVYEQDYHITLAFLGSIEDPQQLLALIEKVSTIAEQYNRFRLELTSFGTFGQDEHPRILWYGIHKNETLFLLQKDIYKACIELGFLLDTRPYSPHITIGRKWKGEKIFNIKALNNASWLLNNHKVFKVNQLSLYQTDIESIPKYKPIKFFSLENNRQ; encoded by the coding sequence ATGGGTAGAAAACCACATTATTTTTTGGCAATTGGCTTACCAGATGAAACGAAAAGAGAATTATATTTAAATAAAGAAAAAATTAAATCTCACTTTCCTTTTAAGACGTGGGTTTATGAACAAGATTATCATATTACATTAGCGTTTTTAGGAAGTATAGAAGATCCACAGCAATTATTAGCATTGATAGAAAAAGTTTCAACAATCGCTGAACAATACAATCGCTTTCGGCTTGAGCTTACGTCTTTCGGTACTTTTGGACAAGATGAACATCCACGCATTTTATGGTATGGAATACATAAAAATGAAACTCTTTTTTTGCTGCAGAAGGATATCTACAAGGCATGTATTGAACTAGGTTTCTTATTAGATACTCGACCGTATTCCCCTCATATTACTATTGGGAGGAAATGGAAGGGTGAAAAAATATTTAATATAAAAGCACTAAACAACGCGTCGTGGCTTTTAAACAATCATAAGGTATTTAAAGTCAATCAACTTTCACTCTATCAGACCGATATAGAAAGCATACCAAAATATAAACCGATTAAGTTTTTTTCTCTTGAAAATAATCGTCAATAA
- a CDS encoding MFS transporter, whose protein sequence is MKRNINVQLYFVLFYFFVFFGIGSLYPLLGVYLKDDIGLTGTQIGIIMSISPVVMIVIQPMWGMLSDYTQKPRQLLTLAIVLTGVVGIVYSYASSYMMFIIIAALLAVMQSAIVPISDSMTLTYTERHRKNYGSIRLWGAIGFAFSVFIVGKLADFYGLGVIFFAFAIILFISALFAIKLPNESQSMKVNLRAGLSQLIRLRRFVLFLLTTFLIFGPIHANNTYFGILITEMGGSTGQVGMAFLLAAGSEAPFMLFAGRWIKRIGILQVLLFASFVSGARWLFYFFEPSLTVIYATTIAQGISVGFFIPAALQYVRDIAPSKVRATAISLYSAAGIGLGSWFCNFFGGVILERFSINNVYLFFSLLTVVGLITLLFVILIDNKRRTVSSLS, encoded by the coding sequence ATGAAACGAAACATCAATGTTCAATTGTACTTCGTCTTATTTTACTTTTTCGTTTTCTTTGGAATAGGATCTTTATACCCACTTCTAGGTGTTTATTTAAAAGATGATATAGGATTAACGGGTACACAAATTGGTATCATTATGTCTATTAGTCCTGTTGTAATGATTGTCATTCAACCTATGTGGGGAATGTTAAGTGATTATACACAAAAGCCTAGACAATTGTTAACGTTAGCAATTGTATTGACAGGCGTAGTTGGTATTGTATATTCATACGCTTCATCGTACATGATGTTTATTATAATTGCTGCATTATTAGCAGTCATGCAAAGTGCTATCGTTCCAATTTCAGATAGTATGACGCTGACATATACTGAAAGACATCGTAAAAATTATGGGTCTATTCGTTTATGGGGGGCAATTGGTTTTGCATTCTCTGTGTTTATCGTTGGTAAATTAGCTGATTTTTATGGTTTAGGTGTCATTTTTTTTGCTTTTGCAATTATTTTATTTATTTCAGCCCTTTTTGCAATAAAGTTACCAAATGAAAGCCAATCTATGAAAGTAAATCTTAGAGCAGGTCTCTCTCAACTCATTCGATTGCGAAGATTTGTTTTGTTTTTATTAACCACTTTCCTTATTTTTGGTCCTATTCACGCAAATAACACTTACTTCGGTATTTTAATAACTGAAATGGGTGGTTCAACTGGACAGGTAGGAATGGCCTTTCTTTTAGCTGCTGGTAGTGAGGCTCCATTTATGCTATTTGCAGGTCGGTGGATTAAGCGTATTGGGATATTACAAGTACTTTTATTCGCTTCTTTTGTTTCTGGTGCAAGATGGTTATTTTATTTTTTTGAACCATCTTTAACCGTTATCTATGCTACAACAATTGCACAAGGAATTTCTGTAGGCTTTTTTATTCCTGCTGCTCTCCAGTATGTTAGAGATATTGCCCCTAGTAAAGTTCGCGCAACAGCTATTTCTCTTTATTCAGCTGCGGGGATTGGCTTAGGGTCATGGTTTTGTAATTTTTTTGGAGGTGTCATTTTAGAGCGTTTTTCAATAAATAATGTCTATTTATTTTTTAGTCTTCTTACTGTTGTAGGATTAATTACATTACTTTTTGTTATACTTATTGATAATAAAAGAAGAACAGTAAGCTCATTATCTTAG
- a CDS encoding MBL fold metallo-hydrolase codes for MEQLRLGNFTLTWLNGGVTHLDGGAMFGVVPRPLWSKKYAVNDFNQIELRTDPILIQYEHKNYLIESGIGNNKLTSKQLRNFGVIEESSIDQSLAKLNLTTADIDFVLMTHMHFDHACGLTKWENDKLMPTFPNAQIITSEVEWHEMKHPNIRSKNTYWEDNWVPIETQIRTFTDEIELVKGLKMIHTGGHSDGHSIIVIEEGDEMLIHMADLMPTHAHQNPLWVMAYDDYPMNSIEQKQEWMQHGMKMGAWYSFYHDALYRAIKWDEVGEVISTIKREK; via the coding sequence ATGGAGCAATTACGTCTTGGAAATTTTACATTAACATGGTTAAATGGTGGGGTAACTCATCTGGATGGTGGAGCTATGTTTGGTGTAGTACCAAGGCCTCTTTGGTCAAAGAAATACGCCGTAAATGACTTCAATCAAATTGAACTAAGGACTGATCCGATTTTAATACAATATGAACATAAAAACTACTTAATAGAGTCTGGGATCGGGAACAATAAATTAACGAGTAAACAATTACGTAATTTTGGAGTAATTGAAGAGTCGTCAATAGATCAATCCTTAGCAAAGCTAAATTTAACAACAGCCGACATTGATTTTGTATTAATGACACATATGCATTTTGATCATGCCTGTGGATTAACAAAGTGGGAAAACGATAAGCTTATGCCTACATTTCCAAATGCACAAATAATTACATCTGAGGTTGAATGGCATGAAATGAAGCATCCTAATATACGTTCAAAAAACACATATTGGGAAGACAATTGGGTACCCATTGAAACACAGATTAGAACATTTACTGATGAAATTGAACTCGTCAAAGGTTTGAAGATGATTCATACTGGTGGTCATAGTGATGGCCATTCAATTATTGTCATCGAAGAGGGAGACGAAATGTTAATACATATGGCAGACTTAATGCCAACACATGCACACCAAAACCCATTATGGGTAATGGCATACGATGACTATCCAATGAATTCTATTGAGCAAAAGCAGGAATGGATGCAGCATGGAATGAAAATGGGAGCATGGTATAGCTTTTACCATGATGCATTATATCGAGCGATAAAATGGGATGAAGTGGGAGAGGTTATTTCTACAATTAAAAGAGAGAAATGA
- a CDS encoding YtzH-like family protein, with translation MPLDQNHQINLLKDILENHLSDCCGTVSECEQVERLVKSLMNNTNSQLKLNDTFENIYSYSQSGKNSHNLENHISTHREELSQWVDDITQLT, from the coding sequence ATGCCTCTAGACCAAAATCATCAAATAAATTTATTAAAAGATATATTAGAAAACCATCTATCCGATTGCTGTGGAACAGTTTCAGAATGTGAACAAGTAGAACGTCTTGTTAAATCGTTAATGAATAACACAAACAGTCAATTAAAATTGAATGACACATTCGAGAACATATATAGTTACAGTCAAAGCGGAAAGAACAGCCATAATTTAGAAAATCATATTTCTACACATCGAGAAGAGTTGTCTCAATGGGTTGATGATATTACACAATTAACATAA
- a CDS encoding NERD domain-containing protein: MGQLIKLQNYVSRYEIDTYRYPSQYIRMKKQQWNRIRLAWENGDLATKEDFAHDRDWDSLLDNKDDNILLKLKSMFQRKQKDSQINNHLVNDAENNDNKVEWQLNHKENNPETMEELMQLFLDRLFHIQMKWASSTIREKSLVDRDYYYNQEIKFFLQRFPDTFLVLYKPIFLVKQAPVEFDIVVITPIHTYCIAILEDEEDSVFIGSNKRFWLKKHAGKENKVLSPTISLNRMEKIVRNIYDTEEIEMPVKKIILNRSGYVDYLDKPIDLDIIEKRNYNDWFNQQRQMVSPLKHVQLKAAKSLLSYCQTSSIKRYEWEDDHTDLMKLT; encoded by the coding sequence ATGGGACAACTTATAAAACTTCAAAATTATGTTTCACGTTACGAAATAGATACTTATCGTTATCCAAGTCAATATATTAGAATGAAGAAGCAACAATGGAATAGAATTCGATTAGCTTGGGAAAATGGAGATTTAGCGACAAAGGAAGATTTTGCTCATGATAGGGACTGGGATTCTTTACTAGATAATAAAGATGACAATATTCTATTAAAGTTAAAATCTATGTTTCAACGTAAGCAAAAGGATTCTCAAATAAATAATCACTTGGTAAATGATGCGGAGAATAATGATAATAAGGTTGAATGGCAATTGAATCATAAAGAAAATAACCCTGAAACAATGGAAGAGCTAATGCAACTATTTTTAGATCGTTTGTTTCATATTCAAATGAAGTGGGCTAGTTCAACGATACGTGAAAAGTCGTTAGTTGATCGAGATTATTATTACAATCAAGAAATTAAATTTTTTCTTCAAAGATTTCCCGATACATTCTTAGTTTTGTATAAGCCCATTTTTTTAGTAAAGCAAGCACCTGTTGAATTTGATATTGTTGTTATTACACCTATTCATACGTATTGTATTGCAATACTAGAAGATGAGGAAGACAGTGTATTCATTGGCTCGAACAAACGATTTTGGTTAAAAAAACATGCTGGCAAAGAAAATAAAGTGTTATCACCTACGATATCTTTAAATAGAATGGAAAAGATTGTTCGAAACATATATGACACTGAAGAAATTGAGATGCCGGTGAAAAAGATAATATTGAATCGTTCTGGATATGTTGATTATCTTGATAAACCAATCGATCTTGATATTATTGAGAAAAGAAATTATAACGATTGGTTTAATCAGCAGCGACAGATGGTTTCGCCACTAAAACATGTCCAATTAAAGGCGGCAAAGTCATTATTATCATATTGTCAAACATCATCTATCAAACGCTATGAATGGGAAGATGATCATACAGATCTTATGAAATTAACATAG